The Paramormyrops kingsleyae isolate MSU_618 chromosome 11, PKINGS_0.4, whole genome shotgun sequence genome includes a window with the following:
- the LOC111847972 gene encoding uncharacterized protein codes for MGNSSKKEAAEGGEGDEVEEEMRGAGEEAVEEEAEEEVVVKKKDDDEPDWDLELPPRTEDCIESEEPFLDLSYIKMTNLPTRICSLTFLEKLFLCNNRLQTLPKSLAQLQGLRLLALDQNKMDDMPVVVCELVNLTHLYLSNNKLMTLPVEMVNLKNLRCLWLDGNFFLHFPRLLLKLPNLSSLQLGDNMIRDLPNSLCRMEKLRGLWLYGNRFTKFPKVLMHMENLESLDMDHNKMSSLPDLDHLPALHLFSYDQNPIKVPPKVREGVVLVGAGARDLRDAKKKKMKAEKETAAVEAMKQAEIEAKMFLKIRLKGLPVPSSKEQEPEQELEQEPEPEPQQEPVIHGILKNSSSDRRNNGVADRMVEGVRLDGGEGPMDYQGEGEQEELLYDEGGRE; via the coding sequence ATGGGCAACTCGTCTAAGAAGGAGGCCGCGGAAGGGGGAGAGGGTGatgaggtggaggaggagatgAGAGGAGCGGGTGAGGAGGCGGTAGAggaggaggcagaggaggaggtAGTGGTGAAGAAGAAAGATGATGATGAGCCAGACTGGGACCTGGAACTGCCGCCACGGACGGAGGATTGTATTGAATCTGAGGAACCATTCCTGGACCTGAGCTACATTAAAATGACCAACCTGCCGACTCGCATCTGCTCGTTAACATTCCTGGAGAAGCTGTTCCTATGTAATAACCGGCTGCAGACTTTGCCGAAGAGCCTGGCCCAGCTGCAAGGATTACGCCTGCTGGCGCTCGATCAGAACAAAATGGATGATATGCCAGTGGTCGTGTGTGAGCTGGTCAACCTCACCCACCTCTACCTGAGCAACAACAAGCTCATGACTTTGCCTGTGGAGATGGTTAACCTGAAGAACCTGCGCTGCCTCTGGTTGGACGGTAACTTCTTCCTGCATTTCCCCCGGCTCCTCTTGAAATTGCCCAACCTTAGCTCACTGCAGCTGGGAGACAATATGATAAGGGATCTGCCCAATAGTCTGTGCCGCATGGAAAAGCTACGGGGCCTCTGGCTCTATGGCAACCGCTTCACCAAGTTCCCGAAAGTGCTGATGCACATGGAGAACCTGGAATCACTGGACATGGACCATAATAAGATGTCCTCCTTGCCCGACCTAGACCACCTGCCTGCCCTGCACCTGTTCTCCTACGATCAAAATCCTATCAAGGTCCCCCCTAAAGTGCGTGAGGGGGTGGTGCTAGTGGGAGCGGGGGCACGTGATCTCAGGGATGCAAAGAAAAAGAAGATGAAAGCAGAGAAAGAGACTGCTGCAGTGGAAGCCATGAAACAGGCCGAAATAGAGGCCAAGATGTTCCTCAAGATAAGGCTCAAGGGGCTGCCGGTGCCATCCAGCAAGGAGCAGGAGCcggagcaggagctggagcaggagcCGGAGCCGGAGCCGCAGCAGGAGCCGGTCATACATGGAATCCTGAAAAACTCCTCCTCTGACCGGCGGAACAATGGCGTAGCTGATAGGATGGTGGAGGGGGTGAGGCTAGATGGAGGAGAAGGGCCAATGGATTatcagggggagggggagcaggAGGAGTTACTATATGATGAGGGTGGCAGGGAATAA
- the LOC111848024 gene encoding uncharacterized protein yields MGNSSKKEAAEGGEGGEVEEEGGQGEMQVEENEEEEDEITAKEEEEPQWDQELPIRVEDDIESKEMILNMSYCRMYNLPNRICSLTYLVKLYLSNNRLQTLPKSLAQLQGLHLLALDQNRMDDLPVVVCELVNLTHLYLSNNKLLTLPVEMVNLRKLHCLWLDGNYFQHFPRLLVKLPNLSVLQMGDNMIRDLPNNMWCMSALRCLWLYGNRFTKLPNVLLRMEALEILDFDNNRLTKLPELDHMPALRLFSYDHNMVKYPPLVREEALVVGRGADIYLEKRQKKKDDQRMAAQTEAKKNAEMENKKFLKMRLTKSNTISSSMGPEQEQEPIIHGILKNSTSFDRRPNGVADGMAEGTGPMKCHGEQEELLYDEDGMEYEQDPVVYQGLTRQTRLAKEGEEPERC; encoded by the coding sequence ATGGGCAACTCGTCTAAAAAGGAGGCCGCGGAAGGGGGAGAGGGTGGTgaggtggaagaggagggcggaCAGGGCGAGATGCAGGTAGAAGagaatgaggaagaggaggatgagatTACAGCAAAAGAAGAGGAAGAACCGCAGTGGGACCAGGAACTGCCTATACGGGTAGAGGATGATATTGAATCTAAAGAAATGATTCTGAACATGAGCTACTGTAGAATGTACAACCTGCCGAATCGCATCTGCTCCCTAACATACCTGGTGAAACTGTACTTGAGTAATAACCGCCTGCAGACTTTGCCGAAGAGCCTGGCCCAGCTGCAAGGACTGCACCTGCTGGCACTCGATCAGAACAGAATGGATGATCTGCCAGTGGTCGTGTGCGAGCTGGTCAACCTCACCCACCTCTACCTGAGCAACAACAAGCTCTTGACCTTGCCTGTGGAGATGGTCAACCTGCGCAAactgcactgcctctggttggACGGTAACTACTTCCAGCATTTCCCCCGGCTCCTCGTGAAATTGCCCAACCTGAGTGTGCTGCAGATGGGGGACAATATGATAAGGGATCTGCCCAATAATATGTGGTGCATGTCAGCACTGCGCTGCCTCTGGCTCTATGGCAATCGTTTCACGAAGCTTCCAAACGTGCTACTGCGCATGGAGGCCTTAGAGATCCTGGACTTTGACAACAACAGGCTCACCAAGTTGCCCGAACTAGATCACATGCCGGCCCTGCGCCTGTTCTCCTACGACCATAATATGGTGAAATATCCCCCGCTTGTGCGTGAGGAGGCATTGGTGGTGGGAAGGGGGGCAGATATATACCTGGAGAAAAGGCAGAAGAAGAAGGATGATCAGAGGATGGCTGCCCAAACGGAGGCCAAGAAGAATGCTGAGATGGAGAACAAGAAGTTTCTCAAGATGAGGCTCACGAAGTCCAACACCATATCATCTAGCATGGGGCCAGAGCAAGAGCAGGAGCCAATCATCCATGGAATCCTGAAAAACTCCACCTCCTTTGACCGGCGGCCCAATGGCGTGGCTGATGGGATGGCAGAGGGTACGGGGCCAATGAAATGTCATGGGGAGCAGGAGGAGCTACTGTATGATGAGGATGGCATGGAGTACGAGCAAGACCCAGTGGTGTATCAGGGTTTGACTCGGCAGACAAGGCTGGCGAAGGAAGGTGAGGAACCAGAGAGGTGCTAG
- the LOC111848026 gene encoding uncharacterized protein, whose amino-acid sequence MGNSSKKEAAEGGDGGGVAEEGEEGAEQKKKEEDEPYYDQELPPLVEDSVESGESLLGLTFLGLSNLPTRICSLKHLEKLFLSNNRLQKLPNAFAQLEKLRVLGLDQNKFDDIPLVVCELVNLTHLYMSNNKLLTVPVEMVNLENLRCLWLDGNYFQHFPGLLMKLPNLSSLQLGDNMIRDLPNSLCRMEQLRGLWLYSNRFTKFPKVLMRMEYLETLDLDHNQIPSLPDLDHLPGLHLFSYDLNPVKVPPKVRDGVVLVGAGARDLRDAREQQLDEERQAAEEEAAKNAEVEAKLLLKIRLKGPPKQSTLAPEQEPEQEPGTFPDRQPNGVADGMVKGVGLDGREGQ is encoded by the coding sequence ATGGGCAACTCGTCTAAGAAGGAGGCCGCGGAAGGGGGAGATGGTGGTGGGGTGGCAGAGGAGGGTGAGGAGGGGGCAGAGCAGAAGAAAAAAGAGGAGGATGAGCCGTATTATGACCAGGAACTGCCACCACTGGTGGAGGATAGTGTTGAATCTGGGGAATCACTGCTAGGCCTGACCTTCCTAGGCCTAAGCAACCTGCCGACCCGCATCTGCTCACTGAAACATCTGGAGAAGCTGTTCCTCTCTAACAACCGTTTGCAGAAGCTACCAAACGCCTTTGCCCAGCTGGAAAAGCTGCGTGTGCTGGGTCTCGACCAGAACAAGTTTGACGATATACCGTTAGTTGTGTGCGAGCTGGTCAACCTCACCCACCTCTACATGAGCAACAACAAGCTCCTAACTGTGCCTGTGGAGATGGTCAACCTGGAGAACCTGCGCTGCCTCTGGTTGGACGGTAACTACTTCCAGCATTTCCCCGGGCTCCTCATGAAATTGCCCAACCTTAGCTCACTGCAGCTGGGAGACAATATGATAAGGGATCTGCCCAATAGTCTGTGCCGCATGGAACAGCTACGGGGCCTCTGGCTCTATAGCAACCGCTTCACCAAGTTCCCGAAAGTGCTGATGCGCATGGAGTACTTGGAGACCCTGGACTTGGACCACAATCAGATCCCTTCCTTGCCTGATCTAGACCACCTGCCTGGCCTGCATCTGTTCTCCTATGACCTAAATCCTGTTAAGGTCCCCCCTAAAGTGCGTGACGGGGTGGTGCTAGTGGGAGCGGGGGCACGTGATCTCAGGGATGCAAGGGAACAGCAGTTGGACGAAGAGAGACAGGCTGCTGAAGAAGAAGCTGCAAAGAACGCTGAAGTGGAGGCCAAGTTGCTACTCAAGATCAGGCTGAAAGGGCCACCAAAGCAGTCCACCTTGGCACCAGAGCAGGAGCCGGAGCAGGAGCCGGGCACCTTCCCCGATCGCCAGCCCAATGGTGTGGCAGATGGGATGGTGAAGGGGGTGGGGCTAGATGGTAGAGAGGGCCAATGA
- the LOC111847968 gene encoding uncharacterized protein isoform X1 — MILYRINVTKLILVFGLFRDECAGEEVFSPLGGQAKLDPKVGRKQILSITWKSGPHKAAEWDGPDTQVDYYKMCEHKCELNNITGVLTIKLLMADDNKNYSVEINETGLPIHFQLTVLSPVPKPSITYTCNETACTLSCDGKDAKHTSWKLLWKENDKESSGERVLTVWKSDHLNKTYTCIWSNPLNEATSESISEKDLFPQNSLQGKSWILILAVFVLAFAVLVITGVSRYCRVLRRTEAMNIIYENTKELRVQEHYQSGVTEAMNIIYENTKELRVQKHYQSGVTEAMNIIYENTKELRVQKHYQSGVTGADVSSVDDTVKGSQVQNHQCSAVTV; from the exons ATGATACTATATAGAATAAATGTGACAAAACTGATTTTAGTGTTTGGACTTTTCAGAGATGAGTGCGCAG GTGAAGAGGTCTTTTCGCCCCTAGGAGGGCAAGCTAAACTAGATCCCAAAGTGGGCCGTAAACAAATCTTGAGCATCACTTGGAAGTCTGGTCCACACAAGGCAGCGGAATGGGACGGTCCTGATACTCAGGTGGATTATTATAAGATGTGTGAACACAAATGTGAACTGAATAACATCACTGGGGTGCTAACAATTAAATTACTAATGGCGGATGATAACAAGAATTATTCCgttgaaataaatgaaacaggacTTCCAATACATTTTCAGCTAACTGTACTCT CACCAGTCCCCAAACCCAGCATCACTTACACGTGTAACGAGACAGCCTGTACCTTGTCCTGTGATGGCAAGGATGCCAAACACACTTCCTGGAAGCTCCTCTGGAAGGAAAATGATAAGGAAAGCAGCGGTGAAAGAGTGCTGACTGTTTGGAAGAGTGATCACCTGAATAAAACCTACACCTGCATATGGAGTAATCCTTTGAATGAGGCAACGAGTGAGTCTATCTCTGAGAAAGACCTGTTTCCCCAAA ATTCTCTGCAAGGAAAAAGCTGGATTTTGATTCTTGCGGTTTTTGTCCTGGCATTTGCCGTCCTGGTCATCACTGGTGTTTCCCGATACTGCAGAGTGTTAAGGCGCACAG AAGCTATGAACATTATCTATGAAAATACAAAGGAGCTCCGTGTTCAAGAGCATTATCAGTCTGGTGTCACAG AAGCTATGAACATTATCTATGAAAATACAAAGGAGCTCCGTGTTCAAAAGCATTATCAGTCTGGTGTCACAG AAGCTATGAACATTATCTATGAAAATACAAAGGAGCTCCGTGTTCAAAAGCATTATCAGTCTGGTGTCACAG GAGCGGATGTGAGTTCTGTGGATGACACCGTGAAGGGCTCTCAAGTTCAGAACCATCAGTGCTCTGCTGTCACAG tGTGA
- the polr2l gene encoding DNA-directed RNA polymerases I, II, and III subunit RPABC5: MIIPVRCFTCGKIVGNKWEAYLGLLQAEYTEGDALDALGLKRYCCRRMLLSHVDLIEKLLNYAPLEK, from the exons ATGATTATCCCTGTGCGCTGCTTCACTTGTGGAAAAATCGTGGGAAACAAATGGGAGGCTTATCTTGGCTTATTACAGGCCGAGTACACCGAAGG TGACGCCCTGGATGCCCTGGGCTTAAAGAGGTACTGCTGTCGCAGGATGCTGCTGTCACATGTGGACCTCATTGAGAAACTGCTCAACTATGCCCCCTTGGAGAAGTGA
- the LOC111847968 gene encoding uncharacterized protein isoform X3 — MILYRINVTKLILVFGLFRDECAAPVPKPSITYTCNETACTLSCDGKDAKHTSWKLLWKENDKESSGERVLTVWKSDHLNKTYTCIWSNPLNEATSESISEKDLFPQNSLQGKSWILILAVFVLAFAVLVITGVSRYCRVLRRTEAMNIIYENTKELRVQEHYQSGVTEAMNIIYENTKELRVQKHYQSGVTEAMNIIYENTKELRVQKHYQSGVTGADVSSVDDTVKGSQVQNHQCSAVTV; from the exons ATGATACTATATAGAATAAATGTGACAAAACTGATTTTAGTGTTTGGACTTTTCAGAGATGAGTGCGCAG CACCAGTCCCCAAACCCAGCATCACTTACACGTGTAACGAGACAGCCTGTACCTTGTCCTGTGATGGCAAGGATGCCAAACACACTTCCTGGAAGCTCCTCTGGAAGGAAAATGATAAGGAAAGCAGCGGTGAAAGAGTGCTGACTGTTTGGAAGAGTGATCACCTGAATAAAACCTACACCTGCATATGGAGTAATCCTTTGAATGAGGCAACGAGTGAGTCTATCTCTGAGAAAGACCTGTTTCCCCAAA ATTCTCTGCAAGGAAAAAGCTGGATTTTGATTCTTGCGGTTTTTGTCCTGGCATTTGCCGTCCTGGTCATCACTGGTGTTTCCCGATACTGCAGAGTGTTAAGGCGCACAG AAGCTATGAACATTATCTATGAAAATACAAAGGAGCTCCGTGTTCAAGAGCATTATCAGTCTGGTGTCACAG AAGCTATGAACATTATCTATGAAAATACAAAGGAGCTCCGTGTTCAAAAGCATTATCAGTCTGGTGTCACAG AAGCTATGAACATTATCTATGAAAATACAAAGGAGCTCCGTGTTCAAAAGCATTATCAGTCTGGTGTCACAG GAGCGGATGTGAGTTCTGTGGATGACACCGTGAAGGGCTCTCAAGTTCAGAACCATCAGTGCTCTGCTGTCACAG tGTGA
- the LOC111847968 gene encoding uncharacterized protein isoform X2, which translates to MILYRINVTKLILVFGLFRDECAGEEVFSPLGGQAKLDPKVGRKQILSITWKSGPHKAAEWDGPDTQVDYYKMCEHKCELNNITGVLTIKLLMADDNKNYSVEINETGLPIHFQLTVLSPVPKPSITYTCNETACTLSCDGKDAKHTSWKLLWKENDKESSGERVLTVWKSDHLNKTYTCIWSNPLNEATSESISEKDLFPQNSLQGKSWILILAVFVLAFAVLVITGVSRYCRVLRRTEAMNIIYENTKELRVQEHYQSGVTEAMNIIYENTKELRVQKHYQSGVTGADVSSVDDTVKGSQVQNHQCSAVTV; encoded by the exons ATGATACTATATAGAATAAATGTGACAAAACTGATTTTAGTGTTTGGACTTTTCAGAGATGAGTGCGCAG GTGAAGAGGTCTTTTCGCCCCTAGGAGGGCAAGCTAAACTAGATCCCAAAGTGGGCCGTAAACAAATCTTGAGCATCACTTGGAAGTCTGGTCCACACAAGGCAGCGGAATGGGACGGTCCTGATACTCAGGTGGATTATTATAAGATGTGTGAACACAAATGTGAACTGAATAACATCACTGGGGTGCTAACAATTAAATTACTAATGGCGGATGATAACAAGAATTATTCCgttgaaataaatgaaacaggacTTCCAATACATTTTCAGCTAACTGTACTCT CACCAGTCCCCAAACCCAGCATCACTTACACGTGTAACGAGACAGCCTGTACCTTGTCCTGTGATGGCAAGGATGCCAAACACACTTCCTGGAAGCTCCTCTGGAAGGAAAATGATAAGGAAAGCAGCGGTGAAAGAGTGCTGACTGTTTGGAAGAGTGATCACCTGAATAAAACCTACACCTGCATATGGAGTAATCCTTTGAATGAGGCAACGAGTGAGTCTATCTCTGAGAAAGACCTGTTTCCCCAAA ATTCTCTGCAAGGAAAAAGCTGGATTTTGATTCTTGCGGTTTTTGTCCTGGCATTTGCCGTCCTGGTCATCACTGGTGTTTCCCGATACTGCAGAGTGTTAAGGCGCACAG AAGCTATGAACATTATCTATGAAAATACAAAGGAGCTCCGTGTTCAAGAGCATTATCAGTCTGGTGTCACAG AAGCTATGAACATTATCTATGAAAATACAAAGGAGCTCCGTGTTCAAAAGCATTATCAGTCTGGTGTCACAG GAGCGGATGTGAGTTCTGTGGATGACACCGTGAAGGGCTCTCAAGTTCAGAACCATCAGTGCTCTGCTGTCACAG tGTGA